In one Cyclopterus lumpus isolate fCycLum1 chromosome 24, fCycLum1.pri, whole genome shotgun sequence genomic region, the following are encoded:
- the gtf2a1 gene encoding transcription initiation factor IIA subunit 1 isoform X5, producing the protein MPKLYKSVIEDVINEVRELFLDEGVDEQVLLELKTLWENKLLQSKAVEGFHTEEQALQAAQQQVQHQVQQVQQVQQVHHVTQPAQTQQVILPPQQQQAPQQQVIVQDSKMLQHMSATGMSAAATAATLALPTGVTPYQQLITSQGQILQVVRAPNGAQYIIQPQQQILLQQQMQPGGVQAPVIQQVCPIRQVLTPLQGGLPQQTGVIIQPQQIVLASGNKGNTQVMQAAALAQQPIQAATAQAQQVQQVQQVQQAQQAQQAQGTAAPQVPPQPQAPMILQADGTGDTSSEDDEDEEEYDEDEEEEKDKDGGEDGQVEEEPLNSGDDVSDEEDQELFDTENVVVCQYDKIHRSKNKWKFHLKDGIMNLNGRDYVFSKAIGDAEW; encoded by the exons ATG CCTAAACTCTATAAGTCTGTGATTGAGGATGTGATCAACGAGGTGCGGGAGCTGTTCCTGGATGAGGGAGTGGATGAGCAGGTGCTTCTGGAGCTGAAAACG CTGTGGGAAAACAAACTGTTGCAGTCCAAGGCAGTGGAGGGCTTCCATACTGAGGAGCAGGCCCTGCAGGCCGCCCAACAGCAGGTTCAGCACCAGGTTCAGCAGGTCCAGCAGGTCCAACAAGTCCACCATGTGACCCAGCCGGCACAGACCCAGCAAGTCATTCTGCCCCCTCAGCAGCAGCAAG CTCCCCAGCAGCAAGTTATTGTTCAAGATTCTAAGATGCTACAGCACATGAGTGCAACAGGGATG AGTGCAGCAGCTACAGCAGCAACCCTTGCTTTGCCCACAGGGGTCACCCCATACCAACAGCTCATCACCAGCCAAG GTCAGATCCTGCAGGTGGTCCGTGCTCCCAACGGGGCTCAGTACATCATCCAGCCCCAGCAGCAgatcctcctgcagcagcagatgcagcCTGGTGGCGTGCAGGCCCCGGTCATACAGCAGGTATGCCCCATTAGACAG GTCCTGACTCCTCTGCAGGGAGGCCTGCCCCAGCAAACAGGAGTTATCATCCAGCCGCAGCAGATTGTCTTAGCTTCAGGAAACAAAGGCAATACACAG GTGATGCAGGCAGCAGCTCTGGCGCAGCAGCCGATTCAGGCAGCAACAGCTCAGGCCCAGCAGGTCCAGCAGGTCCAGCAGGtccagcaggcccagcaggcccagcaggccCAGGGTACAGCTGCACCACAGGTCCCACCGCAGCCACAGGCACCCATGATACTTCAGGCGGACGGCACCGGAGACACCTCCTCAGAGGAcgacgaggatgaggaggagtatgacgaagatgaagaggaggagaaggacaaggaTGGGGGAGAGGACGGGCAGGTGGAAGAG GAGCCACTGAACAGTGGTGATGATGTCAGTgatgaggaggaccaggagctGTTTGATACAGAGAATGTAGTGGTGTGCCAGTATGACAAG ATTCACAGAAGTAAGAACAAATGGAAATTCCACCTGAAGGACGGGATCATGAATCTGAATGGGAGAGATTATGTCTTTTCCAAAGCCATTGGGGATGCTGAATGgtga
- the gtf2a1 gene encoding transcription initiation factor IIA subunit 1 isoform X2, protein MLICQGETESTPTWFVRHVMFSCCYGSCAALLLTDVFLLHISETPYVYVKPKLYKSVIEDVINEVRELFLDEGVDEQVLLELKTLWENKLLQSKAVEGFHTEEQALQAAQQQVQHQVQQVQQVQQVHHVTQPAQTQQVILPPQQQQAPQQQVIVQDSKMLQHMSATGMSAAATAATLALPTGVTPYQQLITSQGQILQVVRAPNGAQYIIQPQQQILLQQQMQPGGVQAPVIQQVLTPLQGGLPQQTGVIIQPQQIVLASGNKGNTQVMQAAALAQQPIQAATAQAQQVQQVQQVQQAQQAQQAQGTAAPQVPPQPQAPMILQADGTGDTSSEDDEDEEEYDEDEEEEKDKDGGEDGQVEEEPLNSGDDVSDEEDQELFDTENVVVCQYDKIHRSKNKWKFHLKDGIMNLNGRDYVFSKAIGDAEW, encoded by the exons ATGCTTATCTGTCAAGGGGAAACTGAATCTACACCTACATGGTTTGTCAGACATGTAATGTTTAGCTGCTGTTATGGCAGCTGTGCAGCACTGTTGTTAACTGATGTCTTCCTATTGCACATTTCGGAAACGCCATATGTCTATGTAAAA CCTAAACTCTATAAGTCTGTGATTGAGGATGTGATCAACGAGGTGCGGGAGCTGTTCCTGGATGAGGGAGTGGATGAGCAGGTGCTTCTGGAGCTGAAAACG CTGTGGGAAAACAAACTGTTGCAGTCCAAGGCAGTGGAGGGCTTCCATACTGAGGAGCAGGCCCTGCAGGCCGCCCAACAGCAGGTTCAGCACCAGGTTCAGCAGGTCCAGCAGGTCCAACAAGTCCACCATGTGACCCAGCCGGCACAGACCCAGCAAGTCATTCTGCCCCCTCAGCAGCAGCAAG CTCCCCAGCAGCAAGTTATTGTTCAAGATTCTAAGATGCTACAGCACATGAGTGCAACAGGGATG AGTGCAGCAGCTACAGCAGCAACCCTTGCTTTGCCCACAGGGGTCACCCCATACCAACAGCTCATCACCAGCCAAG GTCAGATCCTGCAGGTGGTCCGTGCTCCCAACGGGGCTCAGTACATCATCCAGCCCCAGCAGCAgatcctcctgcagcagcagatgcagcCTGGTGGCGTGCAGGCCCCGGTCATACAGCAG GTCCTGACTCCTCTGCAGGGAGGCCTGCCCCAGCAAACAGGAGTTATCATCCAGCCGCAGCAGATTGTCTTAGCTTCAGGAAACAAAGGCAATACACAG GTGATGCAGGCAGCAGCTCTGGCGCAGCAGCCGATTCAGGCAGCAACAGCTCAGGCCCAGCAGGTCCAGCAGGTCCAGCAGGtccagcaggcccagcaggcccagcaggccCAGGGTACAGCTGCACCACAGGTCCCACCGCAGCCACAGGCACCCATGATACTTCAGGCGGACGGCACCGGAGACACCTCCTCAGAGGAcgacgaggatgaggaggagtatgacgaagatgaagaggaggagaaggacaaggaTGGGGGAGAGGACGGGCAGGTGGAAGAG GAGCCACTGAACAGTGGTGATGATGTCAGTgatgaggaggaccaggagctGTTTGATACAGAGAATGTAGTGGTGTGCCAGTATGACAAG ATTCACAGAAGTAAGAACAAATGGAAATTCCACCTGAAGGACGGGATCATGAATCTGAATGGGAGAGATTATGTCTTTTCCAAAGCCATTGGGGATGCTGAATGgtga
- the gtf2a1 gene encoding transcription initiation factor IIA subunit 1 isoform X3 codes for MASSANSNPVPKLYKSVIEDVINEVRELFLDEGVDEQVLLELKTLWENKLLQSKAVEGFHTEEQALQAAQQQVQHQVQQVQQVQQVHHVTQPAQTQQVILPPQQQQAPQQQVIVQDSKMLQHMSATGMSAAATAATLALPTGVTPYQQLITSQGQILQVVRAPNGAQYIIQPQQQILLQQQMQPGGVQAPVIQQVCPIRQVLTPLQGGLPQQTGVIIQPQQIVLASGNKGNTQVMQAAALAQQPIQAATAQAQQVQQVQQVQQAQQAQQAQGTAAPQVPPQPQAPMILQADGTGDTSSEDDEDEEEYDEDEEEEKDKDGGEDGQVEEEPLNSGDDVSDEEDQELFDTENVVVCQYDKIHRSKNKWKFHLKDGIMNLNGRDYVFSKAIGDAEW; via the exons ATGGCGAGCTCGGCTAACTCGAACCCAGTG CCTAAACTCTATAAGTCTGTGATTGAGGATGTGATCAACGAGGTGCGGGAGCTGTTCCTGGATGAGGGAGTGGATGAGCAGGTGCTTCTGGAGCTGAAAACG CTGTGGGAAAACAAACTGTTGCAGTCCAAGGCAGTGGAGGGCTTCCATACTGAGGAGCAGGCCCTGCAGGCCGCCCAACAGCAGGTTCAGCACCAGGTTCAGCAGGTCCAGCAGGTCCAACAAGTCCACCATGTGACCCAGCCGGCACAGACCCAGCAAGTCATTCTGCCCCCTCAGCAGCAGCAAG CTCCCCAGCAGCAAGTTATTGTTCAAGATTCTAAGATGCTACAGCACATGAGTGCAACAGGGATG AGTGCAGCAGCTACAGCAGCAACCCTTGCTTTGCCCACAGGGGTCACCCCATACCAACAGCTCATCACCAGCCAAG GTCAGATCCTGCAGGTGGTCCGTGCTCCCAACGGGGCTCAGTACATCATCCAGCCCCAGCAGCAgatcctcctgcagcagcagatgcagcCTGGTGGCGTGCAGGCCCCGGTCATACAGCAGGTATGCCCCATTAGACAG GTCCTGACTCCTCTGCAGGGAGGCCTGCCCCAGCAAACAGGAGTTATCATCCAGCCGCAGCAGATTGTCTTAGCTTCAGGAAACAAAGGCAATACACAG GTGATGCAGGCAGCAGCTCTGGCGCAGCAGCCGATTCAGGCAGCAACAGCTCAGGCCCAGCAGGTCCAGCAGGTCCAGCAGGtccagcaggcccagcaggcccagcaggccCAGGGTACAGCTGCACCACAGGTCCCACCGCAGCCACAGGCACCCATGATACTTCAGGCGGACGGCACCGGAGACACCTCCTCAGAGGAcgacgaggatgaggaggagtatgacgaagatgaagaggaggagaaggacaaggaTGGGGGAGAGGACGGGCAGGTGGAAGAG GAGCCACTGAACAGTGGTGATGATGTCAGTgatgaggaggaccaggagctGTTTGATACAGAGAATGTAGTGGTGTGCCAGTATGACAAG ATTCACAGAAGTAAGAACAAATGGAAATTCCACCTGAAGGACGGGATCATGAATCTGAATGGGAGAGATTATGTCTTTTCCAAAGCCATTGGGGATGCTGAATGgtga
- the gtf2a1 gene encoding transcription initiation factor IIA subunit 1 isoform X4 yields the protein MASSANSNPVPKLYKSVIEDVINEVRELFLDEGVDEQVLLELKTLWENKLLQSKAVEGFHTEEQALQAAQQQVQHQVQQVQQVQQVHHVTQPAQTQQVILPPQQQQAPQQQVIVQDSKMLQHMSATGMSAAATAATLALPTGVTPYQQLITSQGQILQVVRAPNGAQYIIQPQQQILLQQQMQPGGVQAPVIQQVLTPLQGGLPQQTGVIIQPQQIVLASGNKGNTQVMQAAALAQQPIQAATAQAQQVQQVQQVQQAQQAQQAQGTAAPQVPPQPQAPMILQADGTGDTSSEDDEDEEEYDEDEEEEKDKDGGEDGQVEEEPLNSGDDVSDEEDQELFDTENVVVCQYDKIHRSKNKWKFHLKDGIMNLNGRDYVFSKAIGDAEW from the exons ATGGCGAGCTCGGCTAACTCGAACCCAGTG CCTAAACTCTATAAGTCTGTGATTGAGGATGTGATCAACGAGGTGCGGGAGCTGTTCCTGGATGAGGGAGTGGATGAGCAGGTGCTTCTGGAGCTGAAAACG CTGTGGGAAAACAAACTGTTGCAGTCCAAGGCAGTGGAGGGCTTCCATACTGAGGAGCAGGCCCTGCAGGCCGCCCAACAGCAGGTTCAGCACCAGGTTCAGCAGGTCCAGCAGGTCCAACAAGTCCACCATGTGACCCAGCCGGCACAGACCCAGCAAGTCATTCTGCCCCCTCAGCAGCAGCAAG CTCCCCAGCAGCAAGTTATTGTTCAAGATTCTAAGATGCTACAGCACATGAGTGCAACAGGGATG AGTGCAGCAGCTACAGCAGCAACCCTTGCTTTGCCCACAGGGGTCACCCCATACCAACAGCTCATCACCAGCCAAG GTCAGATCCTGCAGGTGGTCCGTGCTCCCAACGGGGCTCAGTACATCATCCAGCCCCAGCAGCAgatcctcctgcagcagcagatgcagcCTGGTGGCGTGCAGGCCCCGGTCATACAGCAG GTCCTGACTCCTCTGCAGGGAGGCCTGCCCCAGCAAACAGGAGTTATCATCCAGCCGCAGCAGATTGTCTTAGCTTCAGGAAACAAAGGCAATACACAG GTGATGCAGGCAGCAGCTCTGGCGCAGCAGCCGATTCAGGCAGCAACAGCTCAGGCCCAGCAGGTCCAGCAGGTCCAGCAGGtccagcaggcccagcaggcccagcaggccCAGGGTACAGCTGCACCACAGGTCCCACCGCAGCCACAGGCACCCATGATACTTCAGGCGGACGGCACCGGAGACACCTCCTCAGAGGAcgacgaggatgaggaggagtatgacgaagatgaagaggaggagaaggacaaggaTGGGGGAGAGGACGGGCAGGTGGAAGAG GAGCCACTGAACAGTGGTGATGATGTCAGTgatgaggaggaccaggagctGTTTGATACAGAGAATGTAGTGGTGTGCCAGTATGACAAG ATTCACAGAAGTAAGAACAAATGGAAATTCCACCTGAAGGACGGGATCATGAATCTGAATGGGAGAGATTATGTCTTTTCCAAAGCCATTGGGGATGCTGAATGgtga
- the gtf2a1 gene encoding transcription initiation factor IIA subunit 1 isoform X1, whose product MLICQGETESTPTWFVRHVMFSCCYGSCAALLLTDVFLLHISETPYVYVKPKLYKSVIEDVINEVRELFLDEGVDEQVLLELKTLWENKLLQSKAVEGFHTEEQALQAAQQQVQHQVQQVQQVQQVHHVTQPAQTQQVILPPQQQQAPQQQVIVQDSKMLQHMSATGMSAAATAATLALPTGVTPYQQLITSQGQILQVVRAPNGAQYIIQPQQQILLQQQMQPGGVQAPVIQQVCPIRQVLTPLQGGLPQQTGVIIQPQQIVLASGNKGNTQVMQAAALAQQPIQAATAQAQQVQQVQQVQQAQQAQQAQGTAAPQVPPQPQAPMILQADGTGDTSSEDDEDEEEYDEDEEEEKDKDGGEDGQVEEEPLNSGDDVSDEEDQELFDTENVVVCQYDKIHRSKNKWKFHLKDGIMNLNGRDYVFSKAIGDAEW is encoded by the exons ATGCTTATCTGTCAAGGGGAAACTGAATCTACACCTACATGGTTTGTCAGACATGTAATGTTTAGCTGCTGTTATGGCAGCTGTGCAGCACTGTTGTTAACTGATGTCTTCCTATTGCACATTTCGGAAACGCCATATGTCTATGTAAAA CCTAAACTCTATAAGTCTGTGATTGAGGATGTGATCAACGAGGTGCGGGAGCTGTTCCTGGATGAGGGAGTGGATGAGCAGGTGCTTCTGGAGCTGAAAACG CTGTGGGAAAACAAACTGTTGCAGTCCAAGGCAGTGGAGGGCTTCCATACTGAGGAGCAGGCCCTGCAGGCCGCCCAACAGCAGGTTCAGCACCAGGTTCAGCAGGTCCAGCAGGTCCAACAAGTCCACCATGTGACCCAGCCGGCACAGACCCAGCAAGTCATTCTGCCCCCTCAGCAGCAGCAAG CTCCCCAGCAGCAAGTTATTGTTCAAGATTCTAAGATGCTACAGCACATGAGTGCAACAGGGATG AGTGCAGCAGCTACAGCAGCAACCCTTGCTTTGCCCACAGGGGTCACCCCATACCAACAGCTCATCACCAGCCAAG GTCAGATCCTGCAGGTGGTCCGTGCTCCCAACGGGGCTCAGTACATCATCCAGCCCCAGCAGCAgatcctcctgcagcagcagatgcagcCTGGTGGCGTGCAGGCCCCGGTCATACAGCAGGTATGCCCCATTAGACAG GTCCTGACTCCTCTGCAGGGAGGCCTGCCCCAGCAAACAGGAGTTATCATCCAGCCGCAGCAGATTGTCTTAGCTTCAGGAAACAAAGGCAATACACAG GTGATGCAGGCAGCAGCTCTGGCGCAGCAGCCGATTCAGGCAGCAACAGCTCAGGCCCAGCAGGTCCAGCAGGTCCAGCAGGtccagcaggcccagcaggcccagcaggccCAGGGTACAGCTGCACCACAGGTCCCACCGCAGCCACAGGCACCCATGATACTTCAGGCGGACGGCACCGGAGACACCTCCTCAGAGGAcgacgaggatgaggaggagtatgacgaagatgaagaggaggagaaggacaaggaTGGGGGAGAGGACGGGCAGGTGGAAGAG GAGCCACTGAACAGTGGTGATGATGTCAGTgatgaggaggaccaggagctGTTTGATACAGAGAATGTAGTGGTGTGCCAGTATGACAAG ATTCACAGAAGTAAGAACAAATGGAAATTCCACCTGAAGGACGGGATCATGAATCTGAATGGGAGAGATTATGTCTTTTCCAAAGCCATTGGGGATGCTGAATGgtga